Proteins encoded by one window of Elaeis guineensis isolate ETL-2024a chromosome 12, EG11, whole genome shotgun sequence:
- the LOC105054647 gene encoding WEB family protein At1g75720: protein MEREEGGAVATRAEIDMRAPFQSVKEAVMLFGETILAGEVYANKLNEMRFAVSMNEHSLSQIGSIKAELEETKQSLVKAREESLEMAKCLSSLRAELENTKNELKQLKARESEKRVAELEIEDLKFVESATEIQVEKSGIEEGMELQKKRSVKFADPPTLARVLSEEDKVLERQFSVDSVVEPMKKKKKKTFIPFIGVIFSRKRGYQEGAMPKAHRS, encoded by the exons atggagagagaagaaggtggggCAGTGGCGACAAGAGCCGAGATCGACATGAGAGCACCATTCCAGTCGGTGAAGGAAGCCGTCATGCTCTTTGGCGAGACGATATTGGCAGGAGAAGTCTATGCCAACAAGCTTAATGAG ATGAGATTTGCAGTGAGCATGAATGAGCATAGCCTCTCACAGATTGGGTCCATAAAGGCTGAGCTAGAAGAAACAAAGCAAAGCCTTGTGAAGGCGCGTGAAGAAAGCTTAGAAATGGCAAAATGCCTCAGTTCTCTCAGGGCAGAGCTTGAGAACACAAAGAATGAGCTCAAACAATTGAAAGCAAGGGAATCAGAGAAACGAGTTGCAGAATTGGAGATCGAAGACCTCAAGTTTGTGGAGAGTGCAACCGAAATTCAGGTTGAGAAATCAGGCATAGAAGAGGGAATGGAGTTGCAAAAGAAGAGGAGTGTTAAGTTCGCCGACCCACCAACCTTGGCTCGGGTCCTAAGTGAAGAGGACAAGGTTTTGGAAAGACAATTTTCTGTGGACAGCGTGGTGGAAccgatgaagaaaaagaagaagaagacattcATTCCTTTTATAGGGGTGATTTTCTCCAGGAAGAGAGGTTATCAAGAAGGTGCAATGCCTAAAGCTCAT